The Anaerolineae bacterium sequence CCCTTGCGGCGCTAGTTTTGACGCGCCCCCTGGTTGTGTTATAATTGCAGTAGTTCACAACACTTTTGTGCAGGATTGAGATTGTAAAGGACGGTATATAGGCATCCCATGAACCGCAGGTGGATGTATCTCATCATCGCCGCGGCCATCGCCGCGGTGCTTTTCACCCTGCTGCAGCCGCCGGCCACCCAGGACGAGATCTCGCTGAAGGCGCTGGCCGACGAGATTAGCGCCGGCAAGGTGAAGAGCATCACCATCAATAAAGACCAGTTGTATATCCAGCGGGTCGACGGCACGCGCGCCCTCTCTCGCAAGGAGGAGGATGTCAGTCTGCTCAAGACCCTTTCTGACCTGGGGGTTCCCCAGGATAAGATCGCCGCGGTCTCCATCAAGGTACAGCCCCCCGGCTTACTGGATAACTGGTGGGCCATCCTGGGCACGATCCTGCCGCTGATCGTGGTGGTCGTCTTCTTCATGCTCATCATGCGGCAGGCGCAGGGAGGCAATAACCAGGCCATCCAGTTCGCCCGCAGTCGGGCGCGCCTCATCTCGGGGGACCGGCCGGCCGTCACCTTCGACGACGTCGCCGGCGCCGACGAGGCCAAGCAGGAGCTACAAGAAGTGGTCGAGTTCCTCAAGGACCCCCGCAAGTTCGCCGCCCTGGGCGCCCGCATCCCCAAAGGCGTGCTCCTGGTCGGCCCGCCCGGCACCGGCAAGACCCTCATCGCCAAGGCCGTGGCCGGCGAGGCCGGCGTGCCCTTCTTCTCCATCTCCGGCTCCGAGTTCGTCGAGATGTTCGTCGGCGTGGGCGCCTCGCGCGTGCGCGACCTCTTCGACCAGGCCAAGCGGCACTCCCCCTGCATCGTCTTCATCGACGAGATCGACGCCGTGGGCCGCCAGCGCGGCGCCGGCCTGGGCGGCAGCCACGACGAGCGCGAGCAGACGCTGAACCAGATCCTGGTGGAGATGGACGGCTTCGACACCGACACCAACGTCATCGTCCTGGCGGCCACCAACCGGCCGGACATCCTGGACCCGGCACTCCTGCGGCCAGGGCGCTTCGACCGGCAGGTGGTGATGGATCGTCCCGACCTGCGCGGCCGGCGGGCCATCCTGGAGGTGCACACCCGCGGCAAGCCGCTGGCGCCGGATGTGGACCTGGACGTGATCGCGCGGGAGACGCCGGGGTTTGTAGGAGCGGACCTGGAGAACCTGGTGAACGAGGCGGCCATCCTGGCGGCGCGGCGCAACAAGAAGGCCATCGGGATGGCGGAACTGCAAGAGGCCATCGAGCGGGTCATCGCCGGCCCGGAGCGCAAGAGCCGCCTGCTGAGCAAGCGCGATCGCGAGATCGTCGCCTACCACGAGGCCGGCCATGCCGTGGTCATGCACCATCTGCCCTTGGCGGACCCGGTGCACAAGGTCAGCATCATCTCGCGCGGCATGGCGTTGGGCTACACCCTGGGCCTGCCGGAGGATGATCACATCGTCATCCCGCGCTCCAAATTCCACGACGAGATCGCCGGCCTGCTGGGCGGCCGCGTGGCCGAGGAGCTGGTCTTCGGCGATGTGACCACCGGCGCCAGCAATGACCTGGAGCGCGCCACCGAGCTGGCCCGCAAGATGGTCAAGGAATACGGCATGAGCGACAAGCTCGGTCCAATGACCTTCGGCCAGAAGGAGGAGCTGGTCTTCCTGGGGCGCGAGATCGCCGAACAGCGCGATTACAGCGAGGAGATCGCCCAGGAAATTGACCAGGAGATCCAGAACATTGTTCAGAACGCCTACCGCCGGGCACGGCAAATCCTGACGGAGAAACGGGATAAGCTGGAGGCGCTGGCGCGGGCACTGCAGGAGAAAGAGACCATCGAGCGCGAGGAGTTTCTGGCACTAATGGCGGCTTGACGCCCTGGAGCTAGACACGGGCAGGGGAAGCCACCCTGCCCGTGTGTAATGTCTGGGGGACCGCT is a genomic window containing:
- a CDS encoding ATP-dependent zinc metalloprotease FtsH, encoding MNRRWMYLIIAAAIAAVLFTLLQPPATQDEISLKALADEISAGKVKSITINKDQLYIQRVDGTRALSRKEEDVSLLKTLSDLGVPQDKIAAVSIKVQPPGLLDNWWAILGTILPLIVVVVFFMLIMRQAQGGNNQAIQFARSRARLISGDRPAVTFDDVAGADEAKQELQEVVEFLKDPRKFAALGARIPKGVLLVGPPGTGKTLIAKAVAGEAGVPFFSISGSEFVEMFVGVGASRVRDLFDQAKRHSPCIVFIDEIDAVGRQRGAGLGGSHDEREQTLNQILVEMDGFDTDTNVIVLAATNRPDILDPALLRPGRFDRQVVMDRPDLRGRRAILEVHTRGKPLAPDVDLDVIARETPGFVGADLENLVNEAAILAARRNKKAIGMAELQEAIERVIAGPERKSRLLSKRDREIVAYHEAGHAVVMHHLPLADPVHKVSIISRGMALGYTLGLPEDDHIVIPRSKFHDEIAGLLGGRVAEELVFGDVTTGASNDLERATELARKMVKEYGMSDKLGPMTFGQKEELVFLGREIAEQRDYSEEIAQEIDQEIQNIVQNAYRRARQILTEKRDKLEALARALQEKETIEREEFLALMAA